Genomic segment of Triticum aestivum cultivar Chinese Spring chromosome 6A, IWGSC CS RefSeq v2.1, whole genome shotgun sequence:
GGTCCACCTCCATGGCAAATTCTCAACAGCATCCATCGCCATTAATCATGGACGTGCATGTGAGGATGCGGTGAGAGCACCGGGACAGAGTTGGTCCGGCTCCACAGGAGCCAGCCACATTTTCTCTGTTTCTGGAAATACAGAAAATATTTTCCTCATTTGGTTGCAGACATCCCATCGACTGGTGGGGGGAGCTGCAGGAAAATAATATCCATGGCGGGCAATCTACTAGGAGGCCATGTGGAGCTCGCCAAGTGGTCAATGGCCCGTTGCCAAGTGTTCCATTGTTAACCTCTTCTGGTGCCAAGTAGTTTCCCCACGAGCTCCACGAGCAGACcagctcctccctcctcctcgtcgtcctcctcctcagcgTGTTCTCGGGGATACCTCCATCCATGGAGATGGCGGCTTCTAGCTGACGAGCCTGGTGGCTTCCGGATTGGTACGTACGTGCTGTTGGTGCATGCATGATTGCCGCTACCGCCCCCACCATTAGTTGGTTGGAGCTCGCTCCGGCTCTTGTCCAGCTCTGCTTTTGTGAGCCAGTGGTTGCAGATCTTAGCTCCTGTTCGTAGCTAGCTAGGCCACAGATTGCAGATTTCTTTCTAGGTGGAGGATTAGTCAGGTCGCTTGCTCTTTTTGAATCGAatctggaggagaggagaggagaggagattcTTGCAGATTCTTCAGTAGTGTAGAGGAGAAGCAGAGATTTGGATCTTGAGGGTGGGGGCAAGCAATGGCGATGGAGCCGGCGGTGAAGGTGGCGCTGGGGACGGCGGCGTTCGGCATCTTCTGGGTGCTGGCGGTGTTCCCGGCGGTGCCCTTCCTGCCCATCGGCCGCACGGCGGGGTCGCTGCTGGGGGCCATGCTCATGGTGCTCCTCAACGTCATCACCGCCGACGAGGCCTACGCCGCGGTCGACCTGCCCATCCTCGGCCTGCTCTTCGGCACCATGGTCGTCAGCGTCTACCTGGAGCGCGCCGACATGTTCCGCCACCTGGGACGCGCGCTCTCGTGGCGCAGCCAGGGCGGCAAGGACCTGCTCCTCCGCACCTGCGCCGTCTCCGCGCTCGCGTCGGCGCTCTTCACCAACGACACCTGCTGCGTCGTGCTCACCGAGTTCATCCTCAAGATCGCCCGCCAGAACAACCTCCCGCCCAAGCCGTTTCTCCTCGCGCTCGCCTCCTCGGCCAACATCGGCTCCGCCGCCACCCCCATCGGCAACCCGCAGAACCTCGTCATCGCCGTGCAGAGCGGCATCTCCTTCGGCGACTTCGTCTTCGGCATCCTGCCGGCCACGCTCGTCGGCGTCGTCGTCAACGCCGCCATCCTCCTCTGCCTCTACTGGCGGGAGCTGTCGGACGAGAAGTGCGTCGACGTGTCCCACGACGCGCTCCCCGCCGAGGTCGTCGAGGAGGACGACGTCACCTCCCACCGCTTCTCGCCGGCCACCATGTCCCacccgcgccgcggccgcctccccGACGGCTCTGTCCTTCCCGACGCGGCCGGCTGCGACGCGCACTGCTCATGCGAGCCGGTCAAGCCCAACGGCGACGTCGCAAAGGCGGCGCCCGACGGCGTCGGGATCCACCAGAGGCGTGGCTCTGCCGCCAGAGTGACGGCCAAGGAGGGGGATGAGTACTGCTGCTTCAACTCgacggaggagaaggaggcggccaTGGACGAGGAGTGGAAGAACAGGCTGTGGAAGACGTGCGTGTACGCCATTACCTTCGGCATGCTCGTGGCGCTGCTGCTGGGCCTGAACATGTCCTGGAGCGCCATTACCGCCGCCCTGGCGCTCATCGTCCTCGACTTCAAGGACGCCCGCCCCTGCCTCGAGAAGGTAACTGTCTGTCCGTCTGCAGTTAACTGAACCAACAAGTCTGTCTACAGTTTAACTGAACCAACAAGTCTGCAAAATGAATTCATCAGTTCCCATCTTGAGTGAAACTTTTGTTTACAATTGAAATAATTCAAATGGTTTGGTCGAATTTAACACCTGTTTATACAAAATAGATTACTGTTCGAGATTGATTGTTCACAGCAAACTTCTACAGTCACCGTGAACCAACAGGTGTCTGTCAGTCGTCTGTGTACAGTTAAACTGAACTAACAAAGTCTGCAAGATGAATTTACCAATTCCCATTTTGAATGAAAATTTTGTTTACAAATTGAAATAATTCAAATTGTTTGATCGAGTTTTACACCTGTTCACACCAAATTGGATTGGCCAGTGTGTTCTTTCTGAAACTAAAACTCACACCAGAATTACTTACTACTGTGCATCCCAATCGTTGTTGCTTACTGTGGTGCTGCTGAAAAACAAATTTCAGGTCTCCTACCCACTGCTGCTCTTCTTCTGTGGGATGTTCATCACGGTGGATGGCTTCAACAAGACCGGCATTCCGAGCACGTTCTGGGAGTTCATGGAGCCCTACGCGCGGATCGACACGCCCACCGGGGTGGTCATCCTCGCCCTGGTCATCCTTCTCCTCTCCAATGTCGCGTCGAATGTACCGACTGGTTagttcctctccccctcccccctcatTGCGGAATACATGCTCCATTTATCACAATATATGAAAATTAGAGTGAATTTCGTCTATTTTTGTGCAAATTTCATATATGCTTCCAAACTGTGACTAATCAGACAGCAGTAAGCAGGGTCaccaaacaatggcacgattcatTTTTGGATCAGCCGTGCAATAATTTCTGAATGTGTTAGATGGTAGCCAGGCTGTGAGGTCCCAACTTCTATCAGATCGGCCAATCATTCATTCTACTAAAGAACAAAGAACCAGCTGAACATGCCAAATCCCCTGCACCAGGAACATACTACTGACAGACTCTGCATTGGTTTTGTGCTTTGTTGCAGTCCTGCTGCTCGGCGCACGGgtggcggcctcggcggcggcgatcTCCCCGGCGGCGGAGACCAACGCGTGGCTGATCCTGGCGTGGGTGAGCACGGTGGCCGGCAACCTGTCGCTGCTGGGGTCGGCGGCGAACCTGATCGTGTGCGAGCAGGCGCGCCGGTCCCAGCAGTTCGGCTACACCCTCTCCTTCTTCAGCCACCTCCAGTTCGGCTTCCCGGCGACGCTCATCGTCACCGGCATCGGCTTGCTGCTCATCAGGAGCAACTGAACAAAGAGAGCTTATGGTTACCAACACCAACAGCAACAGAAGAAGATATGATTCATATGGATATATAGGCATGTAAATttttaaaattgtgaatgttgGGCCGTCATTTGTGGCCTGTGGGGTAAGTCTTGTGCCACAAAGAAGCTGGGAGGCCCCCGAGCACGGATGATGCAATTCATGGTGGTGCTCGGAGGCTTTTTGGGTTGTACATTCTATATATATTgaaaaagaggaggaggaagaagaagatgtacATGAGTAGCTGCTATCTCAATCAAGCAAGTAAAATGAGGTGTATATTTGTTCAGTGTTGACGATGAATTGGATGGTACACATTGCAATCTGTTGACCGATCGACCAAGTGGGAAAAGATCATGCATGCATCCAGCTTGACATGTGGCCCCTGTCTCCACATGCCATCCTCCAAGGCACAATGCATTCCATGTGCAACCTCGGTCCATCTTCACCATGCTTGTTTTTTCCTTACAAGCCAGATCACCAACCTTATTAGAAAAGGAGGATTGCCCCTGGCAGACCATGCTGATGGTATGGTAGTTTAGTCGCGGGGTGAGCATCGATGTAGCATGGGCCGTAAGGGAATGTGACATAGACGCCACGAGCATGCTCTGCAATTGTGCTTCGTATTGCTGGATCAAGCTTTGGTGTCCAAACTAGTAAGTAGATGCTAGTTTGCTGTATGATATTTTGGTGTATGATATTATGTTTTTTTTATATAAAAGAGAGCTTGCCTCTTCGATTTCATTTAAAGAAATCAAATGTTCACACTGTATGATATTATGTACTAGTAGATGCTAGTGTTTTTATTCCAGTTTCTCTGTTTTCAGTTAAATGCGGCCGAGCTCTGCTGGTCACTTCTCTATGTGGCCtcgttttttagaaaaggaggatagaCCCCCGACCTTCATATCTGAATGGTGCATGCAATCATCTTATTAATTTTTCATAGAGGCCATATAAAGTAATACAGTACATCAGCAGCCTGAATCCACCATCTACCATCTAGACAACACTTATTGCTACTCCTATCTCGttgatgaaggtgtgccgaataTCTGGGCCTAATATCAAATGGACATCACACCAAACCCTAACATCTAAATTCGGATGCCCCAGCCCAGCCACACACCGGGACTGGGTCCCATACCAGACCGACGCACTCTcagaggctgctgccaccatcttccactggtccatctccAAGCAAAAACTGGCCCATCAACCTTGCCCGgtctgccgtcgacgccaccatgacacCAGACAACTCCACCATCATACACGTATCTGtccacacgcgcccgtcgccgAACCTCCGCGGCATCATGCCACCGGGATCCGCTGCCGGCCTTGCGATGGATGAGACACCGCTCTTCCACTTGTCCCATCCAActagcacttgctccaaaacgatgccctcagAAGGGACAACGACATCAAAGGTAGCATCATCATCTGATCCGgtagatccagatctagggtttcctagGGTGCCACGACCTGCAAcaacgatgcctcgagaagggaacgatgtcatagacgccgccatcgtccgcctcCGCCATGACCGAGGTCGGCGCAATTTTCACTGGAAGTCACGTCCCTCCAACCTCGCAACTGGTTGGAACGGAACGGAGCCTCGCCGTGGAGATAAGAGCCGTTGTCGACACGTAGACAGGTAGCCTCCAGCCGCCCCTCACcggtcctcctcgcgccactgcccGGCCAAGGCCGTACCGAGACGGATCTGGACAGGACGCCAGATCCGCAGCCATCGGAGCCACCCATGCGCCCGAGGCTGCCACACCGCTAGCCATGTAGGTTCCCATCACTGTCGCGCAGCAGGGACGCTGCCCTGACTGCCGCCCTAGGCCTCCCCACGTGAGACACCACCTCAGCCCCAT
This window contains:
- the LOC123129067 gene encoding silicon efflux transporter LSI2 → MAMEPAVKVALGTAAFGIFWVLAVFPAVPFLPIGRTAGSLLGAMLMVLLNVITADEAYAAVDLPILGLLFGTMVVSVYLERADMFRHLGRALSWRSQGGKDLLLRTCAVSALASALFTNDTCCVVLTEFILKIARQNNLPPKPFLLALASSANIGSAATPIGNPQNLVIAVQSGISFGDFVFGILPATLVGVVVNAAILLCLYWRELSDEKCVDVSHDALPAEVVEEDDVTSHRFSPATMSHPRRGRLPDGSVLPDAAGCDAHCSCEPVKPNGDVAKAAPDGVGIHQRRGSAARVTAKEGDEYCCFNSTEEKEAAMDEEWKNRLWKTCVYAITFGMLVALLLGLNMSWSAITAALALIVLDFKDARPCLEKVSYPLLLFFCGMFITVDGFNKTGIPSTFWEFMEPYARIDTPTGVVILALVILLLSNVASNVPTVLLLGARVAASAAAISPAAETNAWLILAWVSTVAGNLSLLGSAANLIVCEQARRSQQFGYTLSFFSHLQFGFPATLIVTGIGLLLIRSN